A genomic segment from Bacteroidota bacterium encodes:
- a CDS encoding glycine--tRNA ligase, with translation MIMQANCYRNSQFEQLLFSPPMSQVNTQNLFQEIISHCKEYGFIFPSSEIYDGLSAVYDYGPYGIELKKNIQEYWWKSMVQLNENIVGLDAAIFMHHKTWKASGHVDAFNDPLIDNKDSKKRYRADVLVEDAMAKMEEKINKEVDKAQKKFGDSFDKEMFLKTNPNVLRVKEKLNGIETRFKKALDDNNLEDVRQIIIDLEIACPVSGTRNWTEVRQFNLMFSTEVGSIAEESSTIYLRPETAQGIFVNFLNVLNTSRQRIPFGIAQVGKAFRNEIVARQFIFRTREFEQMEMQFFVRPGTEMQWYNHWKESRMKWHRSLGFSETNLKFYDHLKLAHYANAAVDIQYNFPFGFKEIEGIHSRTDFDLTQHQNLSTKKLQYFDSELNQSYVPYVVETSVGLNRTILAVLCNGYKNEKLEDGSERTVLALPPFLAPVQIAIFPLVKKDGLPEKADEIFSDLRWDFRCFYEEKDSIGKRYRRQDAIGTPYCITIDHQTLTDNTVTLRERDSMKQERISIDQLKSVVNERVDWRKGLR, from the coding sequence ATGATAATGCAAGCTAATTGTTATCGCAATTCTCAATTTGAACAATTGCTATTTTCGCCGCCTATGAGTCAAGTCAATACACAGAACCTTTTTCAGGAAATCATTTCGCACTGCAAAGAATATGGTTTCATCTTTCCATCTTCCGAAATCTATGATGGTCTCAGCGCTGTTTATGATTACGGCCCTTATGGAATCGAACTGAAAAAGAATATTCAGGAATACTGGTGGAAGAGCATGGTGCAGCTTAACGAAAACATCGTGGGTCTGGACGCTGCCATCTTCATGCACCATAAAACGTGGAAGGCCTCCGGTCACGTGGACGCTTTCAATGACCCATTGATTGACAATAAAGATTCCAAGAAACGCTATCGTGCAGACGTGCTGGTTGAAGATGCGATGGCCAAGATGGAGGAGAAGATTAATAAGGAAGTGGACAAGGCACAGAAAAAATTTGGCGACAGCTTCGATAAGGAGATGTTTCTGAAGACCAATCCAAATGTGCTGCGTGTAAAAGAAAAATTAAACGGAATTGAAACCCGCTTCAAAAAAGCACTAGACGACAATAACCTCGAAGATGTTCGTCAAATCATTATTGATTTAGAAATCGCCTGCCCAGTCAGCGGTACCCGCAACTGGACCGAAGTGCGACAGTTCAACCTCATGTTTTCTACCGAGGTAGGTTCTATTGCCGAAGAATCCTCTACCATTTACCTACGCCCCGAAACGGCACAAGGGATCTTCGTTAATTTCCTAAACGTACTCAACACCTCCCGTCAACGCATTCCTTTCGGCATTGCACAGGTGGGCAAAGCTTTTCGTAACGAAATCGTAGCGCGGCAGTTTATCTTCCGCACCCGTGAGTTTGAACAAATGGAAATGCAATTCTTCGTGCGTCCCGGCACCGAGATGCAATGGTACAACCATTGGAAAGAGTCGCGCATGAAGTGGCACCGCTCGCTTGGTTTCTCTGAAACGAACCTGAAGTTTTATGACCACCTCAAGTTGGCGCACTACGCCAACGCTGCCGTGGACATTCAATACAACTTTCCTTTTGGTTTCAAAGAAATCGAAGGCATCCATTCGCGCACCGACTTTGATTTGACACAACACCAAAATCTCTCTACCAAAAAGTTGCAATATTTTGATTCGGAATTGAATCAAAGCTATGTTCCTTATGTAGTGGAAACCTCTGTCGGTTTGAACCGCACCATCCTCGCTGTGCTGTGCAACGGTTATAAAAACGAAAAGCTGGAAGACGGCAGCGAGCGCACCGTACTCGCTCTTCCGCCTTTCCTCGCCCCGGTACAAATCGCCATTTTCCCCTTGGTCAAAAAAGACGGATTGCCCGAAAAGGCAGACGAAATCTTCAGCGACCTGCGTTGGGACTTTCGTTGTTTCTATGAAGAAAAAGATTCCATCGGCAAGCGATACCGCCGCCAAGACGCTATCGGCACGCCCTACTGCATCACCATAGACCATCAAACCTTAACCGACAATACCGTCACCCTCCGCGAGCGCGACAGCATGAAGCAAGAACGTATCTCGATTGACCAATTAAAATCTGTGGTAAACGAAAGAGTGGATTGGCGCAAGGGCTTGAGGTAA
- the gldA gene encoding gliding motility-associated ABC transporter ATP-binding subunit GldA, giving the protein MSVIINELSKIYGTQRAVDNISFEAKKGEVLGFLGPNGAGKSTTMKMITCFVPQTSGTVSVCGHDTSFEPLEVTKKIGYLPENNPLYYDMYVREYLEFMGGLHKMGSKIQTRIDEMIEVTGLTAERKKKVGQLSKGYKQRVGLAQAMLHDPEVLILDEPTSGLDPNQLLEIRSLIKQLGQNKTVIFSSHIMQEVQAIADRVIIISKGKIVADDLTSNLQSRLRNETIVTVEFKQPVDKAMLGMIKGVKSLTKSNDGRWNLVSSGKEDVRESVFNFAKEKNLTLLHLNKEEFSLEDVFKELTQ; this is encoded by the coding sequence ATGTCAGTAATCATTAACGAACTTTCAAAAATTTACGGAACCCAACGCGCAGTGGACAATATCTCCTTTGAAGCCAAGAAGGGCGAAGTATTAGGTTTTCTCGGACCGAACGGTGCGGGGAAAAGCACGACAATGAAAATGATCACTTGTTTTGTGCCGCAGACATCAGGCACAGTCAGCGTCTGTGGACATGATACCTCCTTCGAGCCTTTAGAAGTAACAAAGAAGATTGGTTACCTGCCCGAAAACAATCCGCTCTACTACGATATGTATGTGCGTGAATATCTTGAGTTCATGGGTGGGCTTCATAAGATGGGCAGCAAAATACAGACACGCATTGATGAGATGATTGAGGTCACCGGATTGACAGCGGAACGAAAAAAGAAAGTGGGGCAATTGTCCAAAGGCTATAAACAAAGAGTGGGGCTGGCGCAGGCCATGCTTCACGATCCGGAGGTTCTTATTCTCGATGAACCTACTTCCGGTCTTGATCCGAATCAGTTGCTCGAAATCAGGTCGCTGATAAAACAACTGGGGCAGAACAAGACGGTCATTTTCTCTTCTCATATCATGCAGGAGGTACAGGCAATCGCCGACCGGGTGATTATTATCAGCAAGGGAAAGATTGTCGCAGATGATTTAACCAGTAACCTTCAGAGCCGACTGCGCAACGAAACAATTGTTACGGTTGAATTCAAACAGCCTGTTGACAAAGCAATGTTGGGCATGATAAAGGGCGTCAAGTCCCTAACAAAATCAAACGATGGAAGATGGAATCTTGTTTCCTCGGGGAAAGAAGATGTCCGAGAAAGCGTTTTCAATTTTGCTAAAGAAAAAAATCTGACCTTATTGCACTTGAACAAAGAAGAATTTTCTCTGGAGGATGTGTTTAAAGAATTGACGCAGTAG
- a CDS encoding glycosyltransferase family 39 protein, with product MRNISVGWWLVIAISCLYWLPFLLAKGMFLDGVCNALYAVNLAEGTASFWAPKSNYIGNPSAWGSAPLSIYILSVLYKCFGNYFFIEKIYSLICGFIQMALIAWAWKLCFDKNDERGKYGWFPCLLWLASPLTGWCYSNNLMENSMSIFTTSSIVVWLLYLRNQQIQYAVAGGILIFLALLSKGPVGLFPLAAPLVFMLMNKNIIRQRFFYFTFVQAFVFFLVFVVVFSMEAPQTFLHQYLDVQLRPALNHQNGGISFEIILQLLLALLPIFGAVIIVVLYTAIKKDDSLLSRNDKNLIGLSFLLIGLTASIPIMMSTKQSKFYLLPSLSIFSLGFSLLLLPALKKSMDLFDRYPLRYKILSATKFLSASIIILCIVLCINNRGIYSRDKALLNDLAEMQTLTGDGAILRGPWELNSEWHLFSYLSRLYKIKICMPDSEIETNYYITYSGKSDKVPSQDFIKIYSGNKFDLYQLASADNFHKRKIN from the coding sequence TTGAGAAACATTAGTGTTGGGTGGTGGTTAGTCATCGCAATTTCTTGTTTATACTGGCTCCCTTTTCTATTGGCAAAAGGCATGTTTTTAGATGGAGTGTGCAATGCGCTCTATGCGGTGAACCTTGCAGAAGGCACTGCGTCGTTCTGGGCGCCTAAATCCAACTATATAGGCAATCCCTCAGCATGGGGTTCGGCTCCGCTAAGTATCTATATCTTATCCGTGCTTTATAAATGTTTTGGCAATTATTTTTTTATTGAAAAGATATACTCTCTGATTTGCGGCTTCATACAAATGGCCTTAATCGCGTGGGCATGGAAGCTCTGTTTCGATAAGAACGATGAGCGCGGAAAATATGGATGGTTTCCTTGTTTGCTTTGGCTCGCTTCTCCTTTGACCGGCTGGTGCTATTCCAATAATCTGATGGAAAACTCCATGTCCATTTTCACCACCTCTTCCATCGTGGTCTGGTTACTGTATCTGCGAAATCAGCAAATACAATACGCCGTTGCCGGAGGGATCTTGATTTTTCTTGCTCTATTATCAAAAGGCCCCGTAGGCCTTTTCCCCCTAGCGGCGCCTTTGGTGTTTATGTTAATGAACAAAAATATTATCCGACAAAGATTTTTCTACTTCACTTTCGTTCAAGCCTTCGTATTCTTTTTGGTCTTTGTGGTGGTGTTTTCAATGGAGGCTCCGCAAACTTTTTTACATCAATATTTAGACGTGCAATTAAGGCCGGCCTTGAATCATCAAAACGGAGGAATTTCTTTTGAAATCATCTTGCAACTTCTATTGGCTTTGCTTCCAATATTCGGGGCAGTAATTATCGTGGTTTTATACACCGCGATTAAAAAGGATGATAGCCTGCTGTCTCGAAACGACAAGAACCTAATCGGTCTTTCCTTTTTGTTGATAGGCCTAACCGCTTCTATACCTATCATGATGAGTACGAAGCAAAGCAAATTCTATCTGCTGCCTTCTCTGAGTATTTTTTCTTTAGGGTTTTCACTGCTTCTGCTTCCTGCGTTAAAAAAATCAATGGACTTATTTGACAGGTATCCTCTTAGGTATAAAATACTAAGCGCCACAAAATTTCTATCTGCTAGCATCATCATATTGTGTATTGTTCTTTGCATTAACAACCGAGGGATTTATTCAAGAGACAAGGCGCTATTAAATGACCTAGCGGAGATGCAAACTTTAACCGGCGATGGTGCTATTCTGCGAGGACCGTGGGAATTAAACAGCGAATGGCATCTCTTTTCCTATTTATCTCGTCTTTATAAGATCAAGATATGTATGCCAGATTCGGAAATAGAAACCAACTATTATATTACTTACTCCGGAAAATCAGATAAGGTGCCCTCACAAGACTTTATAAAAATTTATAGCGGAAACAAATTTGATTTGTATCAATTAGCAAGTGCTGATAATTTTCACAAAAGGAAAATAAATTAA
- a CDS encoding gliding motility-associated C-terminal domain-containing protein, translating to MFIITMRIKAKLFYCFLIGFASLILPNTVSAQVNCNNVDFESGTFANWTGYTGVCCPITADTVGFVSTRHTIMTGAGNDPVIPQIPVVSPYGGTYSVRLGNSSIGAQAERLTYTLNVTAANPNFTYQYAVILEDPSHTPAQQPRFQVNVMDTDGATIPCGFYNVVASGNIPGFQRTGSIVWKNWSFVAVDLSSYIGQNITVEFSTGDCDLGGHYGYAYIDASCAPLRIFTNYCPGDPIADLTAPPGFQFYQWSTGESAQAITVTNPVPGDSITVVCVPFQGVTCTSTLKYIFLQNPPVEANYSINTVCGNNQVVFSDSSTISATGAQVTGWKWIINDSIISTQPAATFSFPAAGSYDVTLIAESSYGCPDTLHKQVLIPQGLLVTANIRSGSGGFALQCIGDNNAVLKANANLGIPPYSYQWNTIPVSTGDSISNLSAGTYTVSVTDSTGCIATASAVISAPPPAVMDPVIKNVSCYNGNNGQITALMSGGTPPYTYSWNTNPPQSFQTISNLGAGSYTVTITDNNQCTTLVSSVVSEPSQLNISITSKTDNVCFGGHTGRATASASGGNAPYIYSWNTNPIQNDTAASNLSAGNYVVTATDDSLCTATTTVVINEPTKLSSTSTVDNVLCHDSAQGSIALIVSNGTAPYTYSWQPSVSTTAAAQNLKMGTYDVTITDNNGCTLSNSFIVIEPPALNIQTQSTNVLCSGNLDGTITATGVGGIPTYTYSLLQNGNTISTNTTGSFTGLGVGNYTIIFSDGNNCAVSQQLTVNEPPLISIQSIVADSVNCYGYNDGAISIVATGGVPPFEYVLNNNAPSSSGNFNNLPPGNYSITINDAGGCSLQTATNINEPPPHILSIIPDSIQMNLGESRAVQIISNFAPNVIYSWSPESGTDCPTCPNANVGTYNSLEYSIRAVAHPHQLDCEATIKLPVTVTANYDIFIPNVFTPNNDGVNDFFEYFGNKSGVKYLDVEVFNRTGEKVFESNDINFRWDGKFKGVVQNPGVYVYQFKVIFVDGYTEKLYKGSVTILR from the coding sequence ATGTTTATCATAACTATGCGTATCAAAGCAAAGCTGTTTTATTGTTTTCTAATCGGATTCGCTTCGTTGATTTTACCCAACACCGTCTCTGCACAAGTAAATTGCAACAACGTTGACTTTGAAAGCGGCACTTTTGCAAACTGGACAGGATATACAGGCGTTTGTTGTCCCATTACCGCCGATACAGTCGGTTTTGTTTCTACCCGCCACACCATTATGACCGGGGCAGGTAATGATCCGGTCATCCCGCAGATTCCCGTCGTATCGCCTTATGGAGGCACCTATTCTGTTCGCCTCGGAAATTCTTCTATAGGAGCACAAGCCGAGCGTTTAACTTATACCCTTAACGTAACTGCTGCCAATCCCAATTTCACCTATCAATATGCGGTAATACTCGAAGACCCCAGCCACACTCCGGCCCAGCAACCGCGCTTTCAGGTAAATGTGATGGATACAGATGGCGCTACCATTCCCTGTGGCTTTTATAACGTAGTTGCCAGTGGCAACATCCCCGGCTTTCAACGCACGGGGAGCATAGTTTGGAAGAACTGGTCATTTGTTGCGGTGGATTTGTCCTCATATATAGGACAAAATATCACGGTGGAGTTTTCTACCGGCGATTGTGATTTGGGTGGCCATTACGGCTATGCATATATTGATGCCTCTTGTGCGCCCCTCCGAATATTTACCAACTATTGCCCCGGCGACCCTATTGCCGACCTCACCGCTCCACCTGGTTTTCAGTTTTATCAATGGTCCACCGGAGAATCTGCTCAAGCCATTACGGTCACTAATCCGGTTCCCGGCGACTCTATTACTGTGGTATGTGTTCCTTTCCAAGGGGTTACTTGTACCTCTACTTTGAAATACATATTCCTTCAAAACCCACCGGTCGAGGCCAACTACAGCATCAACACTGTCTGCGGAAACAATCAGGTGGTGTTCTCTGATTCCTCTACCATATCGGCCACCGGTGCGCAGGTCACCGGCTGGAAATGGATTATTAATGATTCGATTATCTCCACCCAGCCAGCGGCTACCTTCTCTTTTCCCGCTGCAGGCAGCTATGATGTCACCTTAATTGCCGAATCCTCGTATGGTTGTCCCGATACGCTTCATAAACAAGTATTAATTCCGCAGGGATTGCTCGTTACGGCTAACATCCGCTCCGGCAGCGGAGGCTTTGCTTTGCAATGTATCGGCGATAACAATGCGGTGCTCAAGGCTAATGCAAACCTGGGTATCCCTCCTTATTCCTATCAATGGAATACCATACCGGTCTCGACAGGCGATTCCATATCAAATCTTTCTGCGGGCACTTATACAGTGAGTGTCACCGATTCGACAGGCTGCATAGCCACGGCCAGTGCGGTCATCAGCGCGCCACCGCCTGCGGTCATGGATCCGGTTATAAAAAACGTATCCTGCTATAACGGAAACAATGGACAGATTACCGCGCTCATGAGCGGCGGCACACCGCCCTACACCTATTCCTGGAATACAAATCCTCCCCAATCGTTTCAAACTATTTCCAATCTCGGTGCCGGCAGCTATACGGTAACTATTACCGACAACAACCAGTGCACAACCCTTGTTTCATCTGTGGTCAGCGAACCTTCCCAATTGAATATCTCCATCACCTCCAAAACCGACAACGTCTGCTTTGGCGGTCATACCGGTAGGGCAACTGCCTCTGCCTCAGGCGGCAATGCACCTTATATATATTCATGGAATACAAACCCCATCCAAAATGATACGGCGGCTTCAAACCTATCCGCCGGAAATTATGTGGTGACCGCCACCGACGACAGCCTTTGCACGGCCACCACAACGGTTGTTATTAATGAACCCACCAAACTTTCTTCTACCTCCACCGTTGATAATGTCTTGTGCCATGACAGCGCACAAGGCTCTATTGCGCTAATCGTATCTAACGGAACAGCGCCCTACACCTATTCCTGGCAGCCATCTGTTAGCACCACCGCCGCCGCCCAGAATCTAAAAATGGGTACTTATGATGTAACTATCACCGACAATAACGGATGCACCCTATCCAATTCATTTATCGTCATTGAACCACCTGCATTAAACATTCAAACGCAATCAACGAATGTTCTTTGTTCCGGAAACCTCGACGGCACAATCACCGCCACCGGTGTGGGAGGAATTCCAACCTATACCTATTCTCTACTTCAGAATGGGAATACTATATCTACCAACACCACCGGATCCTTCACCGGCCTCGGTGTAGGAAACTATACCATCATTTTTTCTGACGGAAATAATTGTGCGGTATCTCAGCAACTGACCGTCAACGAGCCGCCGCTAATCAGCATTCAAAGTATCGTGGCCGATTCTGTTAACTGTTATGGCTACAACGACGGCGCTATCTCCATAGTTGCTACCGGCGGAGTGCCACCATTCGAATATGTGCTCAATAACAATGCCCCTTCTTCTTCCGGAAATTTCAACAATCTACCTCCCGGAAATTATTCCATCACCATCAACGACGCAGGAGGATGTTCTTTGCAAACAGCCACCAACATCAACGAACCCCCACCGCATATCCTTTCCATCATTCCCGATTCTATCCAAATGAATTTGGGTGAAAGCCGTGCGGTCCAAATCATCAGCAACTTTGCGCCGAACGTTATCTATTCCTGGTCGCCCGAAAGCGGCACCGATTGCCCTACCTGCCCCAACGCCAATGTCGGCACCTATAACAGCCTCGAATATTCTATTCGCGCAGTGGCGCACCCACATCAACTGGATTGTGAGGCTACAATTAAACTACCGGTAACGGTCACGGCCAACTACGATATTTTCATTCCCAATGTGTTCACTCCAAACAATGATGGAGTAAACGATTTTTTTGAATACTTCGGAAACAAATCCGGTGTAAAATATTTGGATGTAGAAGTCTTCAACCGTACCGGCGAAAAAGTTTTTGAATCAAACGACATCAACTTCCGGTGGGATGGAAAGTTCAAAGGCGTGGTGCAAAACCCCGGTGTATATGTTTACCAGTTCAAAGTAATTTTTGTGGACGGCTATACCGAGAAATTATATAAAGGAAGCGTTACGATTCTTCGCTAA
- a CDS encoding T9SS type A sorting domain-containing protein: MTWKTHCDNLTYQMFGIGYACMLNDSIYIGISDRYKLVKGHIDSIQGRVLLEKGRTGGNVYPRNIHFYSEKLGMIAFGSRVMRTEDGGENWVYTDMEPYDSTANMAIYGYAYPALQYIVAITENKWITFGEYGRVFITENKGGLMTGLTEAKGNEMFTIYPNPARERISISLSPISSILSFQILTPDGRLVLQGRLNGEEAGVNISGLSSGLYFMLVQDDRQRVVRKFVKE, encoded by the coding sequence ATGACTTGGAAAACACATTGTGACAATTTGACGTATCAGATGTTTGGCATAGGTTATGCATGTATGCTAAACGATTCGATCTATATTGGAATTAGCGACCGATATAAGTTGGTTAAAGGTCATATTGATAGTATCCAGGGCAGAGTATTACTTGAAAAAGGTCGCACAGGAGGAAATGTTTATCCTCGAAACATCCATTTTTATTCGGAGAAGTTGGGCATGATAGCATTTGGAAGTAGGGTGATGCGAACAGAAGATGGAGGGGAAAACTGGGTATATACAGATATGGAACCATACGATTCCACCGCTAACATGGCCATTTATGGCTATGCATATCCTGCCCTTCAATACATAGTAGCAATTACTGAAAATAAATGGATAACCTTCGGCGAATATGGCAGGGTATTTATCACTGAGAATAAAGGTGGATTGATGACAGGGTTAACAGAAGCTAAAGGCAATGAAATGTTCACTATTTATCCCAATCCAGCCAGGGAGAGAATTTCAATTTCTTTAAGTCCAATCTCTTCAATTCTGAGCTTCCAAATATTGACTCCGGATGGTCGGTTAGTTTTGCAAGGCCGCCTAAACGGTGAGGAGGCGGGAGTTAATATATCTGGCTTGTCCTCAGGTTTGTACTTCATGCTAGTGCAAGATGACAGACAAAGAGTGGTGAGGAAGTTTGTGAAGGAGTGA
- a CDS encoding T9SS type A sorting domain-containing protein: protein MINKMRLIFMGFVLLSPASSFSQHWSKAGTGFNFSPDVFKVDNASNLMYASGSFTKVGEIPVHYAAQFDGTDWDSIPFLHQYYADYNITSFQGKILFGAITLLSWDGNQVDTFAKVSGGSIFGTTIYKNDLVVYGLFDSIAGVAAKSIAKWNGVSWSAIDTTNWGNGPIGVAVEYQGNLYIGGNFVTKDGVLDRLAYWNGAKWLPVGNGIRGGAAGVGSFEIYEDDLYIGGGFDTTLGNPGFCVARWNGTLWKDAGAGMTSLNAFISDLQVFNGELYACGRFTRIGDVPILAIAKWDGYKWCGLGQKFIPNFTIAMNCMAVYNNELYVGGPFLAIDGDTVNYVAKWLGGDYSDTCSTITSVDEINNGTFHVGIFPSPVSNHLHCISHSLATNAFIQIYNLEGKIIMDNLAVLKKDVEIDVSTFSPGLYFLVLQDDKQRVVRKFVKE, encoded by the coding sequence ATGATTAATAAAATGAGATTGATTTTCATGGGATTTGTTTTGCTTTCTCCCGCTTCATCCTTTTCGCAACACTGGAGTAAGGCCGGCACAGGCTTTAATTTCTCCCCTGATGTGTTTAAAGTGGATAATGCAAGTAATTTAATGTATGCTTCTGGAAGCTTTACTAAAGTGGGTGAAATACCTGTACATTATGCGGCCCAGTTTGACGGAACCGATTGGGATTCTATTCCATTTTTGCACCAATACTACGCAGACTATAACATCACTTCATTTCAGGGTAAAATTCTTTTTGGTGCGATCACTCTTTTAAGTTGGGATGGCAATCAGGTAGATACTTTTGCCAAAGTTTCCGGAGGATCTATCTTTGGAACAACAATTTACAAAAATGATCTGGTGGTTTATGGTCTTTTTGACAGCATAGCCGGAGTGGCCGCTAAATCAATTGCGAAATGGAATGGGGTGTCGTGGAGCGCGATTGACACTACTAACTGGGGAAATGGACCAATTGGTGTAGCAGTAGAGTATCAAGGCAATTTATACATAGGGGGCAATTTTGTGACTAAGGATGGGGTGCTTGATCGCCTGGCTTATTGGAACGGCGCTAAATGGCTTCCGGTCGGCAACGGCATAAGAGGCGGGGCTGCCGGTGTGGGAAGTTTTGAGATATATGAAGATGATCTTTACATCGGTGGAGGTTTTGACACCACGCTTGGTAATCCTGGATTTTGTGTCGCCCGGTGGAACGGAACACTATGGAAAGATGCGGGAGCAGGAATGACCAGTTTAAACGCTTTTATCAGCGACCTACAGGTTTTTAACGGTGAGCTATATGCATGTGGGAGATTTACAAGGATAGGGGATGTACCTATCTTGGCCATTGCGAAGTGGGATGGTTACAAATGGTGTGGATTAGGCCAAAAATTCATTCCGAATTTTACAATTGCAATGAACTGCATGGCGGTATATAATAATGAACTTTATGTCGGAGGCCCCTTTTTAGCTATTGATGGAGATACGGTTAACTATGTGGCGAAGTGGTTGGGGGGTGATTATTCGGATACTTGTAGCACTATAACAAGCGTGGATGAAATCAACAATGGAACTTTTCACGTAGGTATATTTCCTAGCCCTGTTTCAAATCACTTACATTGTATTTCTCATTCTCTTGCCACCAACGCCTTTATCCAAATTTATAATCTGGAAGGGAAAATAATTATGGATAATCTGGCAGTTCTAAAGAAAGACGTTGAAATTGATGTTTCTACTTTTTCTCCCGGTCTTTACTTTCTGGTTTTACAGGATGATAAACAGCGGGTGGTGAGAAAGTTTGTGAAGGAGTGA